Proteins encoded in a region of the Agromyces protaetiae genome:
- a CDS encoding BCCT family transporter, with protein MSEPQSPPTPGQQIPRRLPPVQRWVFWPAAAIVIVFVAFTLVAPSAAEAFFDAIQAGIVNAFNWYYVAIAAFFVAFALFVGFSRFGDIKLGKDDDEPEFSRMSWFSLLFAAGMGIGLVFYGVSEPLSHFADPRPGVSGTPEQLAQLALSQTYLHWGVHAWSMYVVIGLALAYAIHRRRRPISIRWALEPLLGKRVEGGWGHAIDIAALVGTLFGVATSLGLGVLQISAGFEAAGFVEPNELVQIAIILVISVAVLGSVLSGVTRGMKWLSVANLILAGLLVVYILVVGQTEFLLRDFVQSIGNYIQGFVGLSFNVSAFQGAAGEAWQASWTSFYWGWWISWAPFVGIFIARVSKGRTVREFVAGVILVPTLIGILWFSVLGGSALALELAEPGTLTGPDGSVNVEGALFELLRHFPGTPVLTIGVIILIAVFFVTSADSGALVMGMIATGGRLNPARWVRAFFVGITALLAIALLLVGGLNALQTAAIIIALPFSVVMVLICWSTWVAFARERRAYARAERARFLDHIGEYYGLEVEEPSERGVFGRGPRWMRGLQRRFGPRGAAGGGGAGGAGGALPTIDLPRAASPGALTAESTGDPEVSGADVDELVDHDELSDIDDPDIPEHGEDAPRTAPR; from the coding sequence ATGAGCGAACCGCAGTCTCCGCCGACGCCCGGTCAGCAGATCCCGCGGCGGCTGCCGCCGGTGCAGCGCTGGGTGTTCTGGCCCGCCGCCGCGATCGTCATCGTGTTCGTGGCGTTCACCCTCGTCGCGCCGAGCGCGGCCGAGGCGTTCTTCGACGCGATCCAGGCCGGCATCGTCAACGCGTTCAACTGGTACTACGTGGCGATCGCGGCGTTCTTCGTCGCGTTCGCCCTCTTCGTCGGGTTCAGCCGGTTCGGCGACATCAAGCTCGGCAAGGACGACGACGAGCCCGAGTTCAGCCGCATGTCCTGGTTCTCGTTGCTGTTCGCGGCCGGCATGGGCATCGGGCTCGTGTTCTACGGCGTCAGTGAGCCGCTCAGTCACTTCGCCGATCCGCGGCCCGGCGTGAGTGGAACCCCCGAACAGCTCGCGCAGCTCGCCCTCAGTCAGACCTACCTGCACTGGGGCGTGCATGCCTGGTCGATGTACGTGGTGATCGGACTCGCGCTCGCCTATGCGATCCACCGGCGCCGGCGCCCCATCTCGATCCGGTGGGCGCTCGAGCCGCTGCTCGGCAAGCGGGTCGAGGGCGGGTGGGGTCACGCGATCGACATCGCCGCCCTCGTCGGCACCCTGTTCGGCGTCGCGACCTCGCTCGGCCTCGGCGTGCTGCAGATCAGTGCCGGGTTCGAGGCCGCCGGATTCGTCGAGCCGAACGAGCTCGTGCAGATCGCGATCATCCTGGTGATCTCGGTCGCGGTGCTCGGCTCCGTGCTCTCGGGGGTCACGAGGGGCATGAAATGGCTCTCGGTCGCGAACCTGATCCTCGCGGGCCTGCTCGTGGTCTACATCCTGGTCGTCGGGCAGACCGAGTTCCTGCTGCGCGACTTCGTGCAGTCCATCGGCAACTACATCCAAGGCTTCGTCGGCCTGTCGTTCAACGTCAGCGCCTTCCAGGGCGCGGCCGGCGAGGCCTGGCAGGCGAGCTGGACCTCGTTCTACTGGGGCTGGTGGATCTCGTGGGCGCCGTTCGTCGGCATCTTCATCGCCCGGGTCTCCAAAGGGCGCACCGTGCGCGAGTTCGTCGCCGGCGTCATCCTCGTGCCGACCCTCATCGGCATCCTCTGGTTCAGCGTGCTCGGCGGATCGGCGCTCGCGCTCGAGCTCGCCGAGCCCGGAACCCTCACCGGGCCGGACGGCAGCGTGAACGTCGAGGGTGCGCTGTTCGAGCTGCTGCGGCACTTCCCCGGGACGCCGGTCCTCACCATCGGCGTCATCATCCTGATCGCCGTGTTCTTCGTCACGTCGGCCGACTCGGGCGCCCTCGTCATGGGCATGATCGCAACGGGCGGGCGCCTCAACCCCGCCCGATGGGTGCGGGCGTTCTTCGTCGGCATCACCGCGCTGCTCGCGATCGCGCTGCTGCTCGTCGGCGGCCTGAACGCGCTGCAGACGGCGGCCATCATCATCGCGCTCCCCTTCAGTGTCGTCATGGTGCTCATCTGCTGGTCGACCTGGGTCGCGTTCGCGCGCGAGCGGCGCGCGTACGCCAGAGCAGAGCGTGCCAGGTTCCTCGATCACATCGGCGAGTACTACGGGCTCGAGGTCGAGGAGCCGTCCGAGCGCGGCGTCTTCGGTCGCGGGCCGCGATGGATGCGCGGACTGCAACGCCGCTTCGGCCCGCGCGGCGCCGCCGGAGGAGGCGGCGCGGGCGGCGCCGGCGGCGCATTGCCGACGATCGACCTACCGCGAGCGGCGAGC
- a CDS encoding LacI family DNA-binding transcriptional regulator codes for MARSELHGGRATTLGDVARLAGVSIATASKAINGRDQVAPATRQRVMAAAEELSFTPNQLARSLIAGRTGTVGLLTSDLEGRFVIPILMGAEDAFGAGQVNVFLCDARGDAIREQHHLKALLHRRVDGIIVVGRQTDPRPSLGQDLPVPVVYAYAPSDDPADVSVTPDNVNGGRIAVEHLLATGRRRIAHISGDPAYAAAQDRAVGVHEALAEAGLELVGDVMYSTWSEHWGRAAAAMVLAQHPDVDGIVCGSDQIARGVLDTLRDLGKRVPEEVSVIGYDNWEVLALNSRPELTSIDANLQQLGRTAARHIFDAIDGDEAAPGVRHLPVRLVIRGSTIERR; via the coding sequence ATGGCACGCAGCGAACTGCACGGCGGGCGGGCGACGACGCTCGGCGACGTCGCGCGCCTCGCGGGCGTCTCGATCGCGACGGCGTCGAAGGCGATCAACGGCCGCGATCAGGTCGCCCCAGCCACACGCCAGCGGGTGATGGCCGCCGCCGAGGAGCTCTCGTTCACGCCGAACCAGCTCGCCCGGAGCCTCATCGCCGGCCGCACCGGCACCGTCGGCCTCCTCACGAGCGACCTCGAGGGCCGCTTCGTGATCCCGATCCTCATGGGCGCCGAGGATGCCTTCGGCGCGGGTCAGGTGAACGTGTTCCTGTGCGACGCACGAGGCGACGCGATCCGTGAGCAGCACCACCTGAAGGCACTTCTGCACCGTCGGGTCGACGGCATCATCGTCGTGGGCCGGCAGACGGATCCACGCCCGAGCCTCGGTCAGGACCTTCCCGTGCCCGTCGTCTATGCCTACGCACCCTCCGATGACCCCGCAGATGTCTCGGTCACGCCCGACAACGTCAACGGCGGCCGCATCGCGGTCGAGCACCTGCTCGCGACGGGGCGCCGCCGCATCGCCCACATCAGCGGCGACCCGGCGTACGCGGCCGCGCAAGACCGTGCCGTCGGGGTGCACGAGGCCCTCGCCGAGGCCGGGCTCGAGCTCGTCGGCGACGTCATGTACTCGACCTGGAGCGAGCACTGGGGGCGCGCAGCGGCCGCGATGGTGCTCGCCCAGCATCCCGACGTCGACGGCATCGTGTGCGGGTCGGACCAGATCGCGCGTGGCGTGCTCGACACCCTCCGTGACCTCGGCAAGCGGGTGCCCGAGGAGGTGTCGGTCATCGGGTACGACAACTGGGAGGTGCTCGCACTCAACTCGCGCCCCGAGCTCACCAGCATCGACGCGAACCTGCAGCAGCTCGGCCGAACCGCGGCGCGGCACATCTTCGACGCGATCGACGGCGACGAGGCCGCGCCCGGCGTCCGGCACCTGCCCGTGCGGCTCGTGATCCGCGGGTCGACGATCGAGCGACGCTGA
- a CDS encoding ABC transporter substrate-binding protein yields MTRMNRRMTRAAALLAAGALTVGLAACSSEAEPASTLSDAGAEGVDDGSTLTLWTRAPLEKQANLLVDAYNASHENQVELTVVPNDDYVAKVGAAAGSGGLPDLFAADIVYVPNWVEQGLFQDITESIDGLDFKDEINQGHLSAGTVDGKEHVLPFVLDLSMLFWNKDLATEAGLDAETGPANLEEYAEWAKAIQALNKPDTYGTATGLNCGGCLVFTWFPTVWAEGDEVLSEDGTESLLASDTAKEVYSTWKDLWDSGAVLPSSKDEAGPTWTAGFTEGKVGLMFYPATLLSSTPFDVGVSGIPGPTGGASTFVGGDGIGISKDSKKAAQAWNFLNWMMSEEAQVQVLAKNNDVVSRADLAVNEYSEQDERLITINEVAGEGDTPVALNFQQAFNATNSPWLTLVRNAVLGDGDTVDADNDEITAVLSQ; encoded by the coding sequence ATGACACGCATGAATCGCCGGATGACGCGGGCCGCGGCCCTGCTCGCCGCCGGCGCCCTCACCGTCGGACTCGCCGCGTGCTCGAGCGAAGCCGAACCCGCCAGCACCCTGTCCGACGCCGGCGCCGAGGGCGTCGACGACGGCTCGACGCTCACGCTCTGGACCCGCGCCCCGCTCGAGAAGCAGGCGAACCTGCTCGTCGATGCGTACAACGCCTCGCACGAGAACCAGGTCGAGCTCACGGTCGTCCCGAACGACGACTACGTGGCGAAGGTCGGCGCCGCCGCGGGCTCGGGCGGGCTCCCCGACCTGTTCGCCGCCGACATCGTCTACGTGCCGAACTGGGTCGAGCAGGGCCTCTTCCAGGACATCACGGAGAGCATCGACGGGCTCGACTTCAAGGACGAGATCAACCAGGGCCACCTCTCGGCGGGCACGGTCGACGGCAAGGAGCACGTGCTGCCCTTCGTGCTCGACCTCTCGATGCTGTTCTGGAACAAGGACCTTGCGACCGAAGCCGGCCTCGACGCCGAGACCGGTCCCGCGAACCTCGAGGAGTACGCCGAGTGGGCCAAAGCCATCCAAGCCCTGAACAAGCCCGACACCTACGGCACGGCCACGGGCCTGAACTGCGGCGGATGCCTCGTGTTCACCTGGTTCCCGACGGTCTGGGCCGAGGGTGACGAGGTGCTGTCCGAGGACGGCACCGAGTCGCTGCTCGCGAGCGACACCGCCAAAGAGGTCTACTCGACCTGGAAGGACCTGTGGGACTCGGGCGCCGTGCTGCCGTCGTCGAAGGACGAGGCGGGCCCGACCTGGACGGCCGGCTTCACCGAGGGCAAGGTCGGCCTCATGTTCTACCCGGCCACGCTGCTCTCCTCGACGCCGTTCGACGTGGGCGTCTCGGGCATCCCCGGGCCGACCGGCGGCGCATCGACGTTCGTCGGCGGTGACGGGATCGGCATCTCGAAGGACTCGAAGAAGGCCGCGCAGGCGTGGAACTTCCTGAACTGGATGATGTCGGAGGAGGCGCAGGTGCAGGTGCTCGCCAAGAACAACGACGTCGTGTCGCGCGCCGACCTCGCGGTCAACGAGTACTCGGAGCAGGACGAGCGCCTGATCACGATCAACGAGGTGGCGGGCGAGGGCGACACCCCGGTCGCGCTCAACTTCCAGCAGGCGTTCAACGCGACGAACAGCCCCTGGCTGACGCTCGTGCGCAATGCCGTGCTGGGCGACGGCGACACCGTCGACGCCGACAACGACGAGATCACGGCGGTGCTCTCGCAGTAA
- a CDS encoding carbohydrate ABC transporter permease: MTATLEPEASAASSAGAARTPRSRRRRGRRHALTGWLFATPTALFVLLLFVLPLLLVLQMSASDWPLLSGNQGLNFPENYAAAVDNRFFWDSVVFTLKYTVLTTLILLALSLGLAMLVQESTRWKGFLRTAFLVPSALGLASASLLFYVLYSPIAGPFADLMSSWGFTFLGTPDGALWSTIFLIVWRYAGFYMLLMLVGLQGIPDDVYEAARIDGASRWQTFRSVTIPLLRPTLALTTVLCVTGSLLAFEQFYILTKGGPDNSTITIVQLIYNVAFQGQNDLGVAGALSVIVLLALVVINIAQIRAFGKKAED; this comes from the coding sequence ATGACCGCCACTCTCGAGCCCGAGGCATCCGCCGCCTCATCGGCGGGCGCCGCCCGCACGCCACGTTCGCGGCGCCGCCGCGGCCGCCGGCACGCACTCACCGGCTGGCTCTTCGCCACGCCGACCGCGCTCTTCGTCCTGCTGCTCTTCGTGCTCCCGCTGCTGCTCGTGCTGCAGATGTCGGCCAGCGACTGGCCGCTGCTCTCGGGCAACCAGGGCCTCAACTTCCCCGAGAACTACGCGGCGGCGGTGGACAACCGCTTCTTCTGGGACTCGGTCGTCTTCACGCTGAAGTACACCGTGCTGACCACGCTCATCCTGCTCGCGCTCAGCCTCGGGCTCGCGATGCTCGTGCAGGAGTCGACGCGCTGGAAGGGCTTCCTGCGGACGGCCTTCCTCGTGCCGAGCGCGCTCGGGCTCGCGAGCGCATCGCTGCTCTTCTACGTGCTCTACTCGCCGATCGCGGGACCGTTCGCCGACCTCATGTCGTCGTGGGGCTTCACGTTCCTCGGCACGCCCGACGGCGCACTGTGGTCGACGATCTTCCTCATCGTCTGGCGGTACGCGGGCTTCTACATGCTGCTCATGCTGGTCGGCCTGCAGGGCATTCCCGACGACGTCTACGAGGCCGCGCGCATCGACGGGGCATCCCGCTGGCAGACGTTCCGCAGTGTGACGATCCCGCTGCTGCGACCGACGCTCGCGCTCACGACGGTGCTGTGCGTGACCGGGTCGCTGCTCGCGTTCGAGCAGTTCTACATCCTCACCAAGGGCGGGCCCGACAACTCGACCATCACGATCGTGCAGCTCATCTACAACGTGGCGTTCCAGGGCCAGAACGACCTCGGCGTCGCGGGTGCGCTGTCGGTCATCGTGCTGCTCGCGCTGGTCGTCATCAACATCGCGCAGATCCGCGCGTTCGGCAAGAAGGCGGAAGACTGA